In the genome of Pseudomonas putida, one region contains:
- a CDS encoding Gfo/Idh/MocA family protein: MVRILFCGLGGIGQRHLRNLRSVLGEELEVHAFRVRRQRIKLRDNLTVEEGADLEADYGVIVHDDLDSALACQPDAAYICNPNSLHVPIALACAKANVAVFMEKPLASDLQGIEELMALVAQKQMLFYVGYNFRFHPGLLRIKSLLDEGFFGNIIRVSAEIGEYLPNWHRYEDYRQMYAARADQGGGVILSQIHEMDLIYWFFGLPRNILTVGGQLSNLEIDVEDTATSLMHYSGDRGSFPIHLHQDFIQRPPVRTFKIIGDAGVAELDLINTRLAVYNAVGEQVESNSFEGFVRNDMFLDQAKHFLECLRGQAQPQVTLFDGLQSLRLSLAARESLHRGARVELEEIVTYG, translated from the coding sequence TCTACGTAACTTGCGTAGTGTGCTCGGCGAGGAACTGGAAGTTCATGCATTTCGCGTGCGTCGGCAGCGAATCAAGCTACGGGATAATCTGACCGTGGAAGAGGGCGCCGATCTGGAAGCGGACTACGGCGTAATCGTCCATGATGATCTCGACAGCGCTTTGGCGTGCCAGCCTGATGCAGCCTATATCTGCAACCCGAATTCCTTGCACGTTCCAATTGCCCTGGCCTGCGCAAAGGCCAATGTAGCGGTGTTCATGGAGAAACCGCTGGCCAGTGATCTGCAAGGTATCGAAGAGCTGATGGCCTTGGTGGCTCAGAAGCAAATGCTCTTTTACGTGGGCTACAACTTCCGTTTCCACCCGGGCCTTCTGCGAATCAAGTCGCTGCTGGATGAGGGGTTCTTCGGCAATATCATCCGCGTCAGCGCAGAAATCGGAGAGTATCTGCCCAACTGGCACCGCTATGAGGATTATCGCCAGATGTATGCGGCCAGGGCTGATCAGGGCGGCGGTGTGATCCTTTCGCAAATCCATGAAATGGACTTGATCTATTGGTTCTTCGGATTGCCGCGCAACATCCTTACGGTGGGTGGGCAACTCAGTAATCTGGAGATCGATGTCGAGGACACCGCGACGTCACTCATGCATTACTCCGGGGACCGAGGCAGTTTCCCGATTCACTTGCATCAGGATTTCATTCAGCGTCCCCCTGTGCGTACCTTCAAGATCATTGGTGATGCGGGCGTTGCCGAGCTGGATCTGATCAACACCCGATTGGCGGTCTACAACGCTGTTGGCGAGCAGGTTGAATCCAACAGCTTCGAAGGCTTTGTGCGCAACGATATGTTCTTGGACCAGGCTAAGCACTTCCTGGAGTGCCTGCGGGGGCAGGCGCAACCACAAGTCACCCTGTTCGATGGCCTGCAAAGCCTGCGCCTATCGTTAGCCGCTCGTGAGTCATTGCATCGCGGTGCGCGGGTGGAGCTGGAGGAGATCGTTACTTATGGCTGA